The Thermodesulfobacteriota bacterium genome has a segment encoding these proteins:
- a CDS encoding ArsA family ATPase — protein sequence MHKPANLFFMGKGGVGKSTSSALYSVYLAEKGFKVLMVSLDPAHNQSDIFRKSFSDKPMQVTHAFSVIEVDQDKWIKAYLKEIQHQVNRTYSYLTAFNLENYFKVIKHSPGLEEYALILAFNHIQHNFSDYDYLIFDMAPTALSLKFFNLPVLSLIWIEQLLTLRQEIIKKGEMITKIKLIKKEIERDKVLNKISEMKNDFQTLKTAFENSDRTRVQLVLNPDELSLAESIRIFQGLKDINIDVNQIVYNKKQNSSAGDELNKAFGKTPTIHFPYSETPLIGYDVLKQYLNSNDRLVEKQLDRMLMPSV from the coding sequence ATGCACAAACCGGCAAATTTATTTTTCATGGGCAAGGGTGGTGTGGGAAAATCGACCTCATCCGCCCTGTATTCTGTTTACCTGGCTGAAAAAGGATTTAAAGTACTGATGGTCTCTTTAGATCCCGCCCATAACCAATCCGATATTTTTAGAAAAAGCTTTTCCGATAAACCCATGCAAGTAACGCATGCTTTTTCCGTCATTGAAGTTGATCAGGACAAATGGATTAAAGCCTATCTTAAGGAAATACAGCATCAGGTCAACCGAACCTATTCCTATTTAACCGCATTTAACCTGGAAAATTATTTTAAGGTGATCAAGCACTCCCCCGGCCTGGAAGAGTATGCCCTTATCTTGGCTTTTAATCATATTCAACACAATTTTTCTGATTATGACTACCTGATTTTTGACATGGCTCCTACCGCGCTCTCTTTAAAATTTTTTAACCTGCCTGTGCTTTCCTTAATCTGGATCGAACAACTTTTGACGTTGCGGCAGGAAATTATTAAAAAAGGAGAAATGATCACTAAAATAAAGCTGATTAAAAAAGAAATCGAGCGGGATAAAGTGTTAAATAAAATCAGTGAAATGAAAAATGACTTTCAGACTTTAAAAACCGCCTTTGAAAACAGCGATAGAACCAGGGTACAGCTGGTTTTAAACCCGGATGAACTGTCTTTGGCGGAATCGATACGTATTTTTCAAGGCTTGAAAGATATTAATATTGATGTCAATCAAATTGTTTATAATAAAAAGCAGAATAGTTCTGCAGGAGATGAATTAAACAAGGCATTTGGCAAAACCCCGACAATCCATTTTCCCTATTCTGAAACACCGCTCATCGGTTATGATGTACTAAAACAATATTTAAACAGCAACGATCGCCTGGTTGAAAAACAGTTGGATCGCATGTTGATGCCGTCAGTATGA
- a CDS encoding LytTR family DNA-binding domain-containing protein, with amino-acid sequence MKIRCIIVDDEPPAVDELTYILSKIEDVEVVASSNSALKAINVIREKKPDLVFLDIHMPVKNGFHVARMISSFDRPPLIIFATAFDQYAVRAFEANAIDYVLKPFSENRIRKTIARAKGLLSSNSKTITITELDRLIENIGEADKRVVRISVENKGRILLLDPEKIFFCRSKAKKLVIYTQNNQFVCHSVSTLGKLETMLLPYHFFRSHRAYLVNLSRIREVIPWFNGRYLVHMSDEKSTEIPVSRSRARNFKNKLGI; translated from the coding sequence ATGAAGATCCGCTGTATTATTGTAGATGATGAGCCACCGGCAGTTGATGAACTGACCTATATACTTTCCAAAATTGAAGATGTTGAAGTGGTTGCTTCGTCGAATTCTGCCTTAAAGGCCATCAATGTGATAAGAGAAAAAAAGCCGGACCTGGTCTTTCTCGATATCCATATGCCGGTCAAAAACGGTTTTCATGTGGCCCGAATGATTTCATCCTTTGACCGCCCTCCCCTGATTATTTTTGCAACCGCTTTTGACCAATATGCGGTCAGGGCTTTTGAAGCAAATGCGATCGATTATGTTTTAAAGCCTTTTTCGGAAAATCGCATCAGAAAAACCATTGCGCGGGCAAAAGGCCTACTATCTTCAAACAGCAAAACCATCACCATCACCGAGCTGGACCGCCTGATAGAAAACATCGGTGAAGCCGACAAAAGGGTGGTTAGAATATCGGTGGAAAATAAAGGCCGTATTCTTCTTCTTGATCCGGAAAAAATCTTTTTTTGCCGGTCGAAAGCAAAAAAGCTAGTTATATATACCCAAAACAACCAATTTGTGTGCCACAGTGTTTCCACCCTTGGCAAACTAGAAACTATGTTGTTGCCGTATCATTTTTTCAGAAGCCATCGGGCGTATCTGGTCAATCTCTCCCGTATCAGGGAAGTCATTCCCTGGTTCAACGGACGCTACCTGGTTCATATGTCGGACGAAAAATCGACGGAGATTCCGGTAAGTCGGAGCAGAGCAAGAAATTTTAAAAACAAGTTGGGAATTTAA
- a CDS encoding zinc-dependent alcohol dehydrogenase family protein, with amino-acid sequence MKAMVLKNICDFAENKQPLEMVHLPDPVPGEREILVKVSTCGVCHTELDEIEGRTPPPELPVVLGHQVVGKVEKVGNGAKKYKIGDRVGIAWIFSSCGKCLFCLQGDENLCKEFKATGQDANGGYAEYMTVKEDFAFPIPDQFSDVHAAPLLCAGAIGYRSLRLTEIRDGQNLGLTGFGASAHLVLKMVKHKYPKSKVFVFARSEKERIFAKELGAVWAGNTDEESPEKLDSIIDTTPAWKPVVEALKNLNHSGRLVINAIRKEEKDKDYLLKIDYPLHLWMEKEIKSVANVASRDVSDFLELAAKIPIIPEVEEFSLEDANKALLELRERKIRGAKVLRIDV; translated from the coding sequence ATGAAAGCAATGGTTTTAAAAAATATTTGCGATTTTGCTGAGAATAAACAACCCTTGGAAATGGTCCATCTGCCTGATCCTGTTCCCGGCGAAAGGGAGATACTGGTTAAGGTTTCAACCTGCGGAGTATGCCATACCGAGCTGGATGAAATAGAAGGGAGAACGCCGCCGCCTGAACTTCCGGTTGTGCTGGGCCATCAGGTCGTGGGAAAAGTGGAGAAAGTTGGAAACGGTGCAAAAAAATATAAGATCGGAGACAGGGTGGGAATTGCCTGGATTTTTTCGTCCTGCGGCAAGTGCCTATTTTGCCTCCAGGGGGATGAAAACTTGTGTAAAGAATTTAAAGCCACCGGGCAGGACGCCAACGGGGGGTATGCCGAATACATGACGGTTAAAGAAGATTTCGCCTTTCCCATACCCGATCAATTTTCTGATGTCCACGCCGCACCCCTGCTATGCGCCGGAGCAATCGGCTACCGTTCTCTGCGACTAACAGAAATCAGAGACGGACAAAACCTTGGGCTTACCGGGTTTGGAGCTTCGGCTCATCTTGTCTTGAAGATGGTCAAACATAAATACCCAAAGAGCAAAGTTTTTGTATTTGCCAGAAGTGAAAAGGAAAGAATTTTTGCCAAAGAACTTGGCGCTGTTTGGGCAGGCAATACGGACGAAGAATCCCCTGAAAAGCTTGACAGCATCATTGACACCACTCCGGCCTGGAAGCCTGTGGTGGAAGCTTTAAAAAATTTAAATCACAGCGGCCGGCTGGTGATTAATGCCATACGCAAGGAAGAAAAAGACAAAGACTACCTGTTAAAAATCGACTACCCGCTGCATCTATGGATGGAAAAGGAGATAAAGAGCGTGGCCAACGTGGCAAGTAGAGATGTCAGTGACTTCCTTGAACTGGCAGCAAAGATCCCTATAATACCTGAAGTCGAGGAATTTTCCCTGGAAGATGCAAACAAGGCACTGCTTGAACTGAGGGAAAGAAAAATCCGGGGTGCCAAAGTGCTGAGAATTGATGTTTAG
- a CDS encoding response regulator yields MGESILNNKRILAVDDEPDILDTLEDLLEDYSGLVLDRAQDYETGYHLIRSWTYDAVILDIMGVRGFDLLNAAVHLGFPAVMLTAHSLSSESLKKSIEMGARAYIPKEKMMEMAQFLEDVLTLEHRSSLRRMFERLSGFFTEKFGPQWQKDEKEFWQQVASGSYEPEPVILRK; encoded by the coding sequence ATGGGAGAATCTATCTTAAATAACAAACGAATTCTGGCGGTGGACGATGAGCCCGATATCCTTGACACTCTTGAGGATCTTCTTGAAGACTACAGCGGTCTGGTCCTGGATAGGGCACAGGACTACGAAACAGGCTACCATCTGATTCGTTCATGGACCTATGATGCTGTCATCCTTGATATCATGGGTGTTCGTGGATTCGATTTACTCAATGCCGCTGTTCATCTTGGTTTTCCTGCGGTAATGCTTACAGCTCATTCGCTTTCATCAGAAAGCTTGAAAAAGTCGATCGAAATGGGTGCCAGGGCTTATATCCCAAAGGAAAAAATGATGGAGATGGCCCAATTTCTAGAAGACGTTCTGACCCTTGAACATCGTTCCAGTTTAAGAAGAATGTTTGAACGCCTGAGCGGCTTTTTCACTGAAAAATTCGGGCCGCAATGGCAAAAGGACGAAAAAGAATTTTGGCAGCAGGTCGCTTCAGGAAGCTATGAACCCGAACCGGTCATTCTGCGCAAATGA
- a CDS encoding AMP-binding protein: protein MKNEEIKLEQELTFNRFDRMCERYPKKDAVIYLGESFSYARLKDLSDRFAGALSDMGIQKGDRIMIYIPNCIQWVIAFLGIQRIGAVIVPVAPIYTSFEIEYMIKDSGAQTIICMDTNYCYVKETFKTTGLKRAIITNLTDLLPLWKRYLGILFDRIPSGKVEKNSRVHQFKSLLKHRRLKSKVSIDPTNDLSYILYTGGTTGFPKGVPGNHIGMTSYVNDVTDDVAGEHLKEGEDVYIAINPLFHIMALGLFMAIGLNKGNTTILMPAPQIDAVLESIQRYNVRWLLGVPALYRMILENDRIDRYDLSSLVYCYCGGDVLPEEVAQRWKEHCGVPIYQVYGSTEVGHVTYSKIGRKSESGIIGFPLKSRECIVVDPDTLKPVPQGESGELLVTSPYTIKEYYNKPEETKQTYIEINDKVYCRMGDFLSFNSDGELVYMERSADIIKHKAFRVSASEVETTLQDHPTVIGACVVGIPDPKVGERIKAIVVLKEDARGVGGAELLNWCRDRLAPYKVPGYIEFRDMLPKSKVGKLLRREVRDEERRRIEKEKE from the coding sequence ATGAAAAACGAAGAGATAAAATTAGAACAAGAACTGACTTTCAACCGATTTGACAGGATGTGTGAGCGTTATCCGAAAAAAGACGCGGTGATTTATCTGGGAGAAAGTTTTTCCTATGCCCGTCTGAAAGATTTAAGTGACCGCTTTGCCGGCGCCCTTTCCGATATGGGAATTCAAAAAGGGGACCGGATAATGATTTACATACCCAACTGTATCCAGTGGGTCATCGCCTTTCTTGGAATACAAAGAATCGGTGCTGTGATCGTACCGGTGGCTCCGATTTATACTTCATTTGAAATCGAATATATGATCAAGGATTCCGGGGCGCAGACGATTATTTGCATGGATACTAATTATTGTTATGTAAAGGAGACCTTCAAAACCACCGGACTTAAACGAGCCATTATAACCAATTTGACGGACCTTCTTCCGCTGTGGAAAAGATATCTGGGTATACTCTTTGACAGGATCCCCAGCGGCAAGGTAGAGAAAAACAGCCGGGTTCATCAATTCAAATCCCTATTAAAACACAGGCGCCTGAAGTCAAAGGTATCCATCGATCCAACCAACGACCTCTCCTACATCCTTTATACCGGGGGAACAACCGGTTTCCCAAAGGGAGTGCCGGGGAATCACATCGGAATGACTTCTTACGTGAATGATGTAACGGATGATGTCGCCGGGGAACATCTCAAAGAGGGCGAGGATGTTTATATTGCCATCAACCCGCTTTTTCATATCATGGCCCTGGGCCTTTTTATGGCAATCGGGCTGAATAAAGGCAACACGACCATTCTCATGCCAGCACCCCAGATCGATGCTGTGCTTGAATCGATTCAACGGTATAACGTACGCTGGCTACTTGGTGTTCCGGCACTGTATCGGATGATCCTGGAAAATGACAGGATTGACCGATACGATTTAAGTTCTCTGGTTTATTGTTATTGCGGCGGGGATGTTCTGCCCGAGGAAGTGGCGCAGCGATGGAAAGAGCATTGCGGCGTACCGATTTACCAGGTATATGGATCCACCGAAGTTGGCCATGTGACTTACAGCAAGATCGGCAGAAAATCAGAATCGGGTATTATAGGTTTTCCATTAAAGAGCAGGGAGTGCATTGTGGTAGATCCGGATACTTTAAAACCGGTTCCGCAGGGTGAAAGCGGAGAGCTTCTGGTTACATCTCCCTATACCATAAAGGAATACTACAATAAGCCGGAAGAAACAAAACAGACTTATATTGAGATAAACGATAAAGTGTATTGCCGGATGGGCGATTTTCTCAGCTTTAATTCCGATGGAGAGCTGGTCTATATGGAACGCTCAGCCGACATCATCAAGCACAAGGCCTTCAGGGTTTCAGCCTCAGAGGTGGAAACGACTCTGCAGGACCATCCCACGGTGATTGGCGCATGCGTGGTCGGCATCCCCGATCCAAAGGTGGGGGAACGGATCAAGGCGATTGTGGTTTTGAAAGAGGATGCCAGGGGCGTTGGCGGCGCAGAGTTGCTCAATTGGTGCCGTGATCGATTGGCTCCCTACAAAGTTCCCGGTTATATTGAATTCAGAGACATGTTACCCAAGTCGAAGGTAGGAAAACTGCTCAGGCGTGAAGTCCGGGATGAAGAACGCAGGCGGATTGAAAAAGAAAAGGAGTAA
- a CDS encoding ABC transporter ATP-binding protein: protein MLEATGLMVFYENMLALNNISIRCGENQITGVFGANSAGKSTLMYALSGIMLDIKKKEEMSGGERITLTGQVKFLNQDIMDLKPSKRAKKGIILCPERRRIFKESSVMENLRIGGYLATPSQAKETLDYVFTIFPALKKLKNRIGGFLSGGEQQMLAIGRALMAQPKILFLDEPLLGLSPLMQAMLVRAVKEIRDEKKISIIITEQYARPVLPVVDYAFILENGAAVMEGTREELMNNPDVRSAYFGV, encoded by the coding sequence ATGCTTGAAGCAACAGGCCTGATGGTATTTTACGAAAATATGCTCGCGTTGAATAATATCAGTATCCGGTGCGGTGAAAATCAAATCACAGGTGTGTTCGGTGCCAACAGTGCGGGAAAATCAACCCTGATGTACGCCCTTTCGGGTATTATGCTCGATATTAAGAAAAAAGAAGAAATGTCCGGGGGAGAACGTATCACTTTGACCGGACAGGTCAAATTTTTGAATCAAGACATTATGGATCTTAAACCGAGCAAACGGGCTAAAAAAGGAATCATCCTCTGTCCGGAAAGACGCCGAATTTTTAAAGAAAGCTCTGTGATGGAAAACCTGCGAATCGGCGGATACCTGGCCACACCTTCCCAGGCAAAGGAGACTCTCGACTATGTGTTTACCATTTTTCCCGCCTTGAAGAAACTGAAAAACCGGATCGGAGGATTTTTAAGCGGAGGGGAACAGCAGATGCTGGCCATTGGCCGGGCACTCATGGCCCAGCCTAAAATACTGTTTTTGGATGAACCTCTGTTAGGGCTAAGCCCTTTGATGCAGGCCATGCTCGTTCGTGCAGTGAAAGAGATACGGGACGAAAAGAAAATCTCCATCATTATTACCGAGCAGTACGCCCGCCCGGTGCTACCTGTTGTTGATTATGCCTTTATACTGGAAAACGGCGCTGCGGTGATGGAAGGAACGCGGGAAGAGTTGATGAACAACCCGGATGTTCGTTCGGCTTATTTTGGGGTATAA
- a CDS encoding ABC transporter ATP-binding protein, which translates to MTVDPILTVQEVTKTFGGIIALNRVSFDVYEGEILGIIGPNGSGKTTVVNCITGFIKASSGRVFFRGKDITSKAPHKIADMGVTRTFQIMRPYYTLPAYKNLVIPLFSPRAKRTGGWRGGGKLGDRNTVSIDILEEIGFERDSFVPYKITSALPTGYLKRLELARCLALKPDLIICDEIFSGLSMSEIASMVPLIERLQMDGITLIMIEHRLRELFRVANRIMVLNFGEKLIEGTSEEVMADERVKEAYFGSENVEEVMDHA; encoded by the coding sequence ATGACCGTAGATCCGATTCTTACAGTGCAGGAAGTAACCAAAACCTTTGGTGGGATTATTGCTTTAAACAGAGTCAGTTTCGATGTTTACGAAGGAGAAATATTGGGGATTATCGGTCCCAACGGGTCCGGAAAGACCACCGTGGTCAACTGCATCACCGGTTTTATTAAGGCATCCTCGGGCAGGGTCTTTTTTCGCGGAAAAGATATCACCAGCAAGGCGCCGCACAAAATTGCCGATATGGGAGTGACCAGGACCTTCCAGATAATGCGACCCTATTACACCTTACCTGCGTATAAGAACCTGGTTATCCCGCTGTTTTCTCCTCGTGCAAAGCGAACCGGAGGCTGGCGGGGCGGTGGAAAGCTTGGTGACAGGAACACCGTGAGCATTGATATCTTAGAAGAGATCGGCTTTGAAAGGGATTCGTTTGTTCCATATAAAATAACCTCTGCCCTGCCGACAGGATACCTTAAACGACTGGAGCTTGCCAGGTGTCTTGCCCTAAAGCCCGATCTTATTATCTGCGATGAAATTTTCTCAGGTCTTTCCATGAGCGAAATCGCAAGCATGGTGCCACTTATTGAACGCCTCCAGATGGACGGAATCACCCTGATCATGATTGAGCACAGGTTACGGGAACTGTTTCGAGTGGCCAACCGGATCATGGTTTTAAATTTTGGTGAAAAGCTTATTGAAGGTACATCGGAAGAGGTGATGGCGGACGAACGGGTTAAAGAAGCATATTTCGGGTCTGAAAATGTTGAGGAGGTGATGGATCATGCTTGA
- a CDS encoding branched-chain amino acid ABC transporter permease has protein sequence MKENTERRRERIDRGIKVRTDGIYAMMSWRELSYLSAPRLVLILGMLILPVVMPGMYWQRVITITCIYALLALSFDFLAHFVGLVCLGGAFFVGTGGYMAAILNTSFGLSPLLTIPLATVVGASVCTLLLLPCLPLRGVYFAIVSLMYPLFSARVIEAFDILGGTDGIIGIDGFSSNWIEQYFVIGVTLLFLFGIRRLVNMDIGLVFRGVKDNDQAIKASGMDITRIKAMAVFIASAMGCLSGACLVHIYMWSGISQFALDFSILPIAATVIGGGGTLVGPIIGCMILVPISELLRDFGTLRIVFYSIILVGFIVFKSEGIMVYGQRKYHQFERWTKV, from the coding sequence TTGAAGGAAAACACTGAACGTCGCAGAGAAAGGATAGATCGGGGGATAAAGGTACGCACGGACGGAATTTATGCCATGATGTCATGGCGCGAGTTATCTTATTTATCCGCTCCCAGGTTGGTACTGATTTTGGGGATGTTGATTCTGCCTGTGGTGATGCCCGGGATGTACTGGCAGCGGGTCATTACCATTACCTGCATATATGCGCTTCTGGCCTTAAGCTTTGATTTTCTGGCGCATTTCGTCGGTCTGGTCTGTCTTGGCGGCGCGTTTTTTGTTGGGACCGGTGGCTATATGGCCGCCATACTCAATACGTCATTCGGTTTGTCTCCTTTGCTAACGATTCCCCTGGCTACCGTGGTAGGTGCCAGTGTATGCACCCTGCTTTTACTTCCCTGCCTTCCGTTAAGAGGGGTTTATTTTGCCATCGTCAGTCTCATGTATCCTTTGTTTTCCGCCCGGGTTATTGAGGCGTTTGATATTCTCGGTGGCACGGACGGTATTATCGGCATTGACGGCTTTTCCAGCAACTGGATTGAGCAGTACTTCGTTATCGGGGTGACTCTCCTTTTTCTCTTTGGGATCAGACGACTGGTGAATATGGATATCGGTCTTGTTTTTCGCGGCGTTAAAGACAACGATCAGGCAATCAAGGCATCGGGAATGGACATCACTCGTATTAAAGCCATGGCTGTTTTTATCGCTTCGGCCATGGGCTGTTTGAGTGGCGCATGTCTGGTCCACATCTATATGTGGTCAGGTATTTCTCAGTTTGCGCTTGATTTTTCAATTCTACCAATTGCAGCCACAGTGATAGGTGGTGGAGGAACGCTGGTGGGTCCGATTATCGGCTGCATGATTTTAGTCCCTATTTCCGAACTGCTGCGGGATTTTGGAACGCTTCGAATCGTTTTCTATTCCATCATCCTGGTGGGTTTCATCGTTTTTAAAAGTGAAGGAATCATGGTTTATGGACAGCGAAAATATCATCAGTTTGAAAGGTGGACAAAAGTATGA
- a CDS encoding branched-chain amino acid ABC transporter permease: MDILIYGTINSVALALYALGFAMVYGVSRLPNFAHGSLYVLSGFVTWGFLNSLGLNYLLSIILAMIATAVIGALIYQFVLIRIRGMEISEIIASYAIGLAILEGLRWGGFKGMTYTLPAFIEGSVTIGDIPVDYQRMLVVGIGGVLVVCLWLFTRYTRVGLALKGMAQDERAAMMLGIDSDFMAVVAMGFGSMLAALAAILLLPLGNIVVESGYNVLILAISVCIVGGLGSWIGAILAAFLIGFAQILTAVYLGSHYQMVVALLAIIVTLIIKPSGLFGRQKELEERV, translated from the coding sequence ATGGATATTCTGATCTACGGAACCATCAACAGTGTGGCCCTGGCGCTTTATGCCCTGGGTTTTGCCATGGTGTATGGCGTCAGCCGGCTGCCAAATTTTGCTCACGGTTCGCTGTATGTTCTAAGCGGGTTTGTGACCTGGGGTTTTCTTAACTCCCTGGGGCTGAATTACCTGCTCAGCATTATCCTGGCCATGATCGCTACCGCTGTGATTGGTGCTCTGATTTACCAGTTTGTGCTGATTCGTATCCGGGGCATGGAGATCTCGGAAATCATTGCTTCTTACGCCATCGGGCTTGCCATACTCGAAGGGTTGAGGTGGGGCGGTTTCAAGGGAATGACTTACACCCTGCCCGCCTTTATTGAAGGGAGTGTGACCATCGGCGATATCCCCGTAGATTACCAGCGAATGTTGGTGGTGGGTATTGGAGGGGTTCTGGTGGTATGCCTGTGGCTTTTCACCCGTTACACACGGGTTGGCCTGGCTCTTAAAGGAATGGCTCAAGACGAGCGTGCGGCCATGATGCTTGGAATTGATTCTGATTTTATGGCGGTGGTGGCCATGGGTTTCGGTTCAATGCTGGCAGCCCTTGCCGCAATTCTTCTGCTTCCTTTGGGAAACATAGTGGTGGAATCAGGTTATAATGTCCTGATTCTGGCCATTTCCGTTTGCATTGTAGGCGGACTGGGAAGCTGGATAGGCGCAATCTTGGCCGCCTTTCTCATCGGTTTTGCTCAAATCCTGACCGCTGTCTATTTGGGCTCTCATTATCAAATGGTGGTGGCATTGCTGGCCATCATTGTGACTTTGATCATTAAACCATCCGGTCTTTTCGGAAGACAGAAAGAACTGGAGGAAAGGGTTTGA
- a CDS encoding ABC transporter substrate-binding protein, with amino-acid sequence MKIKSLKLLFILLVSVLFLLAANSALAKKPIVIGCPLSTAYLYGWDAERGVKLAVEEINAKGGVNVGGKKRPFKVEVIDTRDLEPGVPVSEALLAVEKLILDKKADFLIGGPVRSEAALAAMPLLSKYKKVSILTTGVLTPKYHAMVAKQYDKFKYCFRIHGEAKQLVGEMFANFGELKEKYGFNNLFIIAQDVSHARGAANVMQKVATKKGWNVTGVEIYPTGATDFSMGLLKAKKTKSEIINIWMDMPESAILLKQWYEMKIPALPFGSTLAAAEQPGFWKATKGKGEYTLCNVVNAGNAPSNATPWTMKFYNAYAKKWGVEPEGLGTSSSYMAVHVLKDAIERAGSLDSNQVVTELEKTDVMGVYGRLRFDPKSHQVIPAADPKDGAVGSILQWQKGNRVVVYPKSIAVGSIQLPPWMRK; translated from the coding sequence ATGAAGATCAAGAGCTTAAAATTATTGTTTATCCTGCTTGTATCGGTTCTGTTTTTATTGGCCGCAAACAGCGCGTTGGCAAAAAAGCCGATTGTGATCGGATGCCCGTTATCGACGGCATACCTGTATGGCTGGGATGCAGAAAGGGGTGTCAAGCTGGCCGTTGAAGAGATCAACGCCAAAGGGGGCGTAAATGTGGGGGGTAAAAAGCGCCCATTCAAGGTAGAGGTGATAGATACCAGGGATTTAGAACCCGGTGTTCCGGTGAGTGAAGCCCTTTTGGCTGTGGAAAAGCTGATTTTAGACAAGAAAGCCGACTTCCTTATCGGCGGACCGGTCCGCTCAGAAGCGGCCCTGGCAGCCATGCCCCTTTTGTCAAAATACAAAAAAGTGTCTATTCTTACCACCGGTGTGTTGACTCCCAAATACCATGCCATGGTGGCCAAGCAGTATGACAAGTTTAAATACTGTTTTCGTATCCACGGTGAGGCCAAGCAGCTCGTGGGCGAGATGTTCGCCAATTTTGGTGAACTCAAAGAAAAATACGGATTCAACAATCTGTTTATTATTGCCCAGGATGTTTCCCATGCACGCGGTGCGGCAAATGTGATGCAAAAAGTCGCCACCAAAAAAGGGTGGAATGTCACCGGCGTGGAAATATATCCCACCGGTGCGACCGATTTTTCCATGGGACTGTTGAAAGCCAAAAAAACCAAAAGCGAAATTATCAATATCTGGATGGACATGCCTGAAAGCGCCATTCTCTTAAAACAATGGTATGAGATGAAGATTCCTGCGCTTCCCTTCGGCTCCACCCTGGCTGCCGCCGAACAGCCCGGTTTCTGGAAAGCCACCAAAGGCAAAGGGGAATACACCCTGTGTAATGTGGTCAACGCCGGTAATGCGCCCTCCAATGCCACCCCGTGGACCATGAAATTTTACAACGCCTATGCCAAAAAATGGGGAGTTGAACCGGAAGGCCTGGGTACGTCCAGCAGTTACATGGCTGTGCATGTATTGAAAGATGCCATCGAGCGTGCCGGAAGTCTCGACTCCAACCAGGTGGTCACAGAACTGGAAAAAACCGATGTGATGGGGGTTTACGGAAGGCTTCGGTTCGATCCTAAAAGTCACCAGGTCATCCCGGCAGCCGATCCCAAAGACGGCGCTGTGGGCAGTATTTTGCAGTGGCAGAAGGGAAACCGTGTGGTGGTGTATCCCAAAAGTATCGCTGTTGGCAGCATCCAGCTTCCGCCATGGATGAGAAAGTAA